A genomic window from Lycium barbarum isolate Lr01 chromosome 4, ASM1917538v2, whole genome shotgun sequence includes:
- the LOC132635929 gene encoding uncharacterized protein LOC132635929 isoform X2, with protein MGDYRSKSYADGRMQIEKYYEPQFSSNNLKSYSVSSYASTVGAPPLPPPTQLKKGKSTSGSTSKSWSFNDPEFQRKRRVASYKVYSVEGKVKGSLRRSFRWFKDKYTQVLYGWRHIQLFSTIFTRNISRLRHFILSAGMPFSNLEIKFF; from the exons ATGGGAGATTACAGATCAAAATCTTATGCTGATGGTAGGATGCAAATTGAGAAATATTATGAACCCCAATTTAGTTCTAATAATTTGAAGTCTTACAGTGTTTCTTCATATGCATCTACTGTTGGTGCACCACCTCTCCCACCTCCAACACAGTTGAAGAAAGGGAAGAGTACTAGCGGGTCAACTTCAAAGTCTTGGAGTTTCAATGATCCTGAGTTTCAAAGGAAGAGGAGAGTTGCTAGTTATAAAGTTTACTCTGTTGAAGGCAAGGTTAAAGGTTCTTTGAGGAGGAGTTTCAGATGGTTTAAAGACAAGTATACACAGGTTCTCTATGGATGGAG GCACATCCAACTGTTTAGCACTATTTTTACCCGGAATATCTCTCGATTAAGGCATTTCATCTTATCTGCTGGGATGCCTTTCTCCAATTTAGAAATCAAATTCTTCTAA
- the LOC132635929 gene encoding uncharacterized protein LOC132635929 isoform X1, with product MGDYRSKSYADGRMQIEKYYEPQFSSNNLKSYSVSSYASTVGAPPLPPPTQLKKGKSTSGSTSKSWSFNDPEFQRKRRVASYKVYSVEGKVKGSLRRSFRWFKDKYTQVLYGWRFQFTSIFISYVRDSVEFSYTGVFDTKESVFHEKCFLGCFFFFLRSVQKKKKIFLKTFVYNLDKILWKVEVEGRGVWWWRWG from the exons ATGGGAGATTACAGATCAAAATCTTATGCTGATGGTAGGATGCAAATTGAGAAATATTATGAACCCCAATTTAGTTCTAATAATTTGAAGTCTTACAGTGTTTCTTCATATGCATCTACTGTTGGTGCACCACCTCTCCCACCTCCAACACAGTTGAAGAAAGGGAAGAGTACTAGCGGGTCAACTTCAAAGTCTTGGAGTTTCAATGATCCTGAGTTTCAAAGGAAGAGGAGAGTTGCTAGTTATAAAGTTTACTCTGTTGAAGGCAAGGTTAAAGGTTCTTTGAGGAGGAGTTTCAGATGGTTTAAAGACAAGTATACACAGGTTCTCTATGGATGGAG GTTTCAATTTACCTCTATATTCATTTCTTATGTGCGTGATAGTGTAGAATTTTCATACACGGGTGTGTTCGATACGAAGGAAAgtgtttttcatgaaaaatgttttttaggatgtttttttttttttttgcgttcggtacagaagaaaaaaaaaatattcctaAAAACATTTGTGTATAATCTAGATAAAATACTATGGAAGGTGGAGGTGGAAGGTAGGGGTGTGTGGTGGTGGAGATGGGGCTAA